A genome region from Chengkuizengella sp. SCS-71B includes the following:
- the xerS gene encoding tyrosine recombinase XerS — MNIIKLKDRQELDKIIPTLPWYIEKFINHKLQDLSPSTLLEYVRDYSTFLSWLLAEGLSDVKNIKDVPLEHLEKLHTESIDNFRAFLATRKENSNSKITITRKLSSLRSLFHYLSQIAEDENFYPLLKRNVMAKIEIKRTNKAKEIANKLEGKLLQESEIVEFIEYVKSGYEQDISKNKQALYFYQLNKDRDVCIISLILHSGLRVSEVVNLTLDDIDLKKQTVYVYRKGNHDETFKTRVYFRNHAIKYIQNYLSNRDTIYKSQKKEKAFFLTIPNGAQQGKRMSKRAIQEMVIKYAKRFGKPYLTVHKLRHSFATDYYLQNDLYKTQEQLGHASTDTTQIYAHLTDKTMEKAIDRRVSENE; from the coding sequence ATGAACATTATAAAATTAAAAGATAGACAAGAACTAGATAAAATAATTCCAACGCTGCCTTGGTATATTGAGAAATTTATCAATCACAAATTACAGGATCTTTCACCATCTACTTTACTTGAATATGTTAGAGATTATAGTACATTTCTATCTTGGTTACTTGCTGAGGGTTTATCTGATGTTAAAAATATAAAAGATGTTCCTTTAGAGCACTTAGAGAAACTACATACAGAAAGTATTGATAATTTCAGAGCATTTTTGGCAACTAGAAAAGAGAATTCAAATTCAAAAATCACAATTACTAGAAAACTCTCCTCCCTTCGATCACTTTTTCATTACTTAAGTCAAATAGCAGAAGATGAGAATTTCTATCCTCTTTTGAAAAGAAACGTTATGGCTAAAATTGAAATAAAAAGGACGAACAAAGCGAAGGAAATAGCGAATAAATTAGAAGGGAAGTTATTACAAGAAAGTGAAATTGTCGAGTTTATTGAATATGTTAAATCTGGTTATGAACAGGACATTTCAAAAAATAAACAGGCTTTATATTTTTATCAACTAAACAAAGATAGAGATGTCTGCATTATTAGCCTAATTCTTCATTCTGGTTTGCGGGTTTCAGAAGTTGTTAATTTAACCCTAGATGATATTGATTTAAAAAAACAAACGGTTTATGTATATAGAAAAGGAAATCATGATGAAACTTTTAAAACTAGAGTTTATTTTAGAAATCATGCTATAAAGTATATACAAAATTACTTATCCAATCGAGATACAATTTATAAATCACAGAAAAAAGAGAAAGCTTTCTTTCTTACTATTCCAAATGGAGCACAACAAGGTAAAAGAATGTCTAAACGTGCTATTCAAGAAATGGTCATTAAATATGCAAAAAGGTTTGGAAAGCCTTATTTAACTGTTCATAAACTAAGACATTCTTTCGCAACAGATTATTATTTGCAAAATGATCTATATAAAACACAAGAACAATTAGGACATGCATCTACCGATACGACACAAATCTACGCGCATTTAACAGAC